In Mycolicibacterium phocaicum, one DNA window encodes the following:
- the rpsT gene encoding 30S ribosomal protein S20, whose product MANIKSQEKRIRTNERARLRNQSVKSALRTAIRGFREAVEAGEKDKAGELLVATNRKLDKAATKGVIHKNQAANKKSALTLAFNKL is encoded by the coding sequence GTGGCCAACATCAAGTCGCAGGAAAAGCGGATCCGCACCAACGAGCGTGCGCGTCTGCGCAACCAGTCGGTGAAGTCGGCGCTGCGTACGGCCATCCGCGGCTTCCGTGAGGCCGTCGAGGCGGGCGAGAAGGACAAGGCCGGCGAGCTGCTCGTCGCCACCAACCGCAAGCTGGACAAGGCCGCCACCAAGGGTGTCATCCACAAGAACCAGGCCGCCAACAAGAAGTCAGCGCTGACCCTGGCCTTCAACAAGCTCTGA
- the holA gene encoding DNA polymerase III subunit delta yields the protein MSGSTEALHLVLGDEELLVERAVADVLRNARKLAGNDNVPVDRLRAGDVSTSELAELLSPSLFAEERVVVLEAAAEAGKEAVGLIEGAAADLPGGTMLVVVHSGGGRAKALADQLKKLGAEVHPCAKITKAAERADFVRKEFRSLKVKVGDDAVNAVLDSVGSDIRELAAACSQLVADTGGQIDAAAVRRYHSGKAEVNGFDIADKAVSGDVSGVAEALRWAMAGGVPHVVLADALAEAVHSIARVGGQSGDPYRLAGELGMPPWRVQKAQKQARRWSRDTVAEALRVVAALNADVKGAAANADYALESAVRRVAELADS from the coding sequence GTGAGTGGATCGACCGAGGCGCTGCATCTGGTGCTGGGCGACGAAGAACTGCTGGTCGAGCGTGCCGTCGCGGATGTGTTGCGGAACGCGCGCAAGCTGGCCGGCAACGACAACGTCCCCGTCGACCGGCTCCGGGCCGGTGACGTGTCCACCAGCGAGCTCGCTGAATTGCTGAGTCCGTCGCTGTTCGCCGAGGAACGCGTGGTGGTCCTCGAGGCCGCGGCAGAAGCGGGTAAGGAAGCCGTCGGCCTCATCGAAGGTGCCGCGGCCGACCTGCCGGGCGGCACCATGCTCGTCGTCGTGCACTCCGGTGGTGGCCGGGCGAAGGCACTGGCCGATCAGCTGAAAAAGCTTGGCGCCGAGGTGCATCCGTGCGCGAAGATCACCAAGGCTGCCGAGCGCGCCGACTTCGTGCGCAAGGAATTCCGGTCGCTGAAGGTGAAGGTCGGCGACGACGCCGTCAACGCCGTCCTCGATTCCGTCGGCTCTGATATCCGGGAACTGGCGGCGGCGTGCTCGCAGCTGGTGGCCGACACAGGCGGTCAGATCGATGCGGCGGCCGTGCGGCGCTACCACTCCGGCAAGGCCGAGGTGAACGGCTTCGACATCGCCGACAAGGCCGTCTCGGGTGACGTCAGTGGCGTCGCCGAAGCGCTGCGCTGGGCGATGGCCGGCGGTGTGCCGCACGTGGTGCTGGCCGATGCGCTGGCCGAGGCCGTGCATTCGATCGCGCGGGTCGGTGGTCAGTCGGGTGATCCGTACCGGTTGGCAGGGGAGTTGGGGATGCCGCCGTGGCGGGTCCAGAAAGCGCAGAAGCAGGCCCGGCGCTGGTCCCGGGACACCGTGGCCGAGGCGCTGCGGGTGGTCGCGGCGCTGAACGCCGACGTCAAGGGTGCCGCAGCCAACGCCGACTACGCGCTGGAGTCGGCCGTGCGTCGCGTGGCCGAACTGGCCGACAGCTGA
- a CDS encoding type I glutamate--ammonia ligase, which yields MNDEPAGSAAKVAALEAARVRTLIGTVVNAAGLTQVKVVSLDRVAVFADHGLGTSPTWHVFAIDQAGIVVSDEIGVVGDRRVRADLADVALLGDGLAWAPCSFFTQDGKPDPHCGRGVLQRVTQRLAAAGLTAVVGHEVEFVLVGPDGAQLPSDLWAQYGLAGVLEFEGFVRDVMEAAAAAGVSIEQFHPEYGANQFEFSLTPRDPVTAADQLVLARIIISRVARRQGLRVSLSPVPFAGSVGSGAHQHFSLSRDGVSLFSGGTGERGMMAAGESAVAGLLAGLPGAQGVLCGSIVSGLRIQPGSWSGANVCWGTENREAAVRFVSAASGNPYGANVELKIVDPSANPYLASATILGLALDGISRELSLPPEVTVDPGSLTLAQREYAGVVTLPSKQAEVLAALRHSAVVRDILGDAPVDAVLGVRGYEQQNYGGLSDSELAEKFRLAWSM from the coding sequence GTGAATGACGAACCGGCCGGGTCCGCGGCGAAGGTGGCGGCGCTCGAAGCGGCCCGCGTCCGGACCCTGATCGGCACCGTGGTCAATGCCGCAGGCCTGACGCAGGTCAAAGTGGTATCGCTCGATCGGGTGGCGGTGTTCGCCGACCACGGGCTGGGTACCAGCCCGACGTGGCATGTCTTCGCCATCGATCAGGCGGGCATCGTGGTGAGCGATGAGATCGGTGTGGTCGGGGACCGGCGGGTGCGCGCCGACCTGGCGGATGTGGCCCTACTCGGTGACGGGCTCGCCTGGGCGCCGTGCTCGTTCTTCACTCAGGACGGCAAGCCGGACCCGCACTGCGGTCGCGGTGTGCTGCAACGGGTTACGCAGCGATTGGCCGCCGCCGGGCTGACGGCCGTCGTCGGGCATGAGGTGGAGTTCGTACTCGTCGGCCCGGACGGCGCGCAGCTGCCGTCCGACCTGTGGGCGCAGTACGGATTGGCCGGCGTGCTCGAATTCGAGGGTTTCGTCCGGGACGTGATGGAGGCGGCCGCTGCCGCGGGGGTGTCCATCGAACAGTTCCATCCCGAGTACGGGGCCAACCAATTCGAATTCTCGCTGACGCCCCGCGATCCGGTCACCGCCGCGGACCAGCTGGTGCTCGCGCGAATCATCATCAGCCGCGTCGCCCGCCGCCAGGGGCTGCGCGTCAGTCTGTCTCCGGTGCCGTTCGCGGGCAGCGTGGGTTCCGGGGCGCATCAACACTTTTCACTGAGTCGCGACGGTGTGTCGCTGTTCTCGGGCGGTACGGGGGAGCGCGGCATGATGGCAGCGGGTGAGTCCGCGGTGGCGGGCCTGCTGGCGGGACTGCCCGGCGCGCAAGGAGTCCTGTGCGGGTCGATCGTCTCCGGGCTGCGCATCCAGCCGGGAAGCTGGTCCGGCGCCAACGTCTGCTGGGGCACCGAGAACCGGGAGGCCGCTGTCCGCTTCGTCAGCGCCGCGTCCGGAAATCCGTACGGTGCCAACGTCGAGCTCAAGATCGTCGATCCGTCGGCCAACCCATACCTGGCGTCGGCGACCATCCTCGGCTTGGCACTTGACGGCATCAGCCGGGAACTGTCGCTGCCGCCCGAAGTCACCGTCGACCCGGGGTCCCTTACGCTTGCCCAACGCGAGTACGCCGGCGTGGTGACACTGCCGTCGAAGCAAGCCGAGGTGCTCGCCGCGCTACGCCACAGCGCTGTGGTCCGCGACATCCTCGGGGACGCGCCGGTCGACGCCGTGCTGGGTGTGCGCGGCTACGAACAGCAGAACTACGGCGGCCTTTCCGACAGCGAACTGGCCGAGAAGTTCCGGCTGGCCTGGAGTATGTGA
- a CDS encoding ComEC/Rec2 family competence protein, which translates to MTAGPAPDVPGIDLRLVPAAVTCWTVTAVGVWWGPWAALTAVVIAVAGTVGVGLWMGSVRWPAVLAVAAVGAAFAIVAAVRVHAVDTHPLASRLGTTVAVTVTPTESPRTIQGGRLMFTASMQRLGDAESSGRVMVFAPAVGYSEVGVGRPMAFRARVARPKRRDLSVAVLAAVGAPRYGTASTGQRAAAHVRAEFGEAARLALPPDQAAMLPGLVLGDVSAVESDTTAAFRRAGLTHLTAVSGANVTIVCGAVLLSAAVVGPRIAVALAAVTLFAFVVIVQPSPSVLRAAAMGSVMLMGMLVHRRRQAIPALAASVLVLMVISPVLAVDAGFALSVVATAGLVVIAPGWSRRLVNRGWPKLIADAVCVAVAAQLVTAPLVAAISGSLSLVAVAANLLVAPVIPPITILGTAAAAVAWCWPAAAQLLIRFTGPELWWLLHVARWSAAVPGAAVRVPSGWGGAVLLGGATVAGALLLAVWRRRRGNAIRP; encoded by the coding sequence GTGACGGCCGGTCCCGCGCCGGACGTCCCCGGCATCGACCTGCGGCTGGTACCGGCCGCCGTGACGTGCTGGACGGTGACGGCGGTCGGCGTGTGGTGGGGGCCGTGGGCAGCGCTGACGGCGGTGGTGATCGCGGTGGCGGGCACCGTGGGAGTCGGGTTGTGGATGGGCTCGGTGCGTTGGCCCGCAGTGCTCGCCGTGGCGGCGGTGGGCGCGGCATTCGCGATCGTCGCGGCGGTGCGTGTGCATGCGGTCGATACGCATCCGCTGGCGTCACGCTTAGGCACGACGGTGGCGGTGACGGTCACACCCACCGAGTCGCCCAGGACGATCCAAGGCGGCAGGCTGATGTTCACGGCGTCGATGCAGAGGCTGGGGGATGCCGAATCATCCGGGAGGGTAATGGTTTTCGCGCCGGCCGTCGGTTATTCGGAGGTCGGAGTGGGCCGCCCGATGGCATTCCGGGCCAGGGTCGCCCGGCCCAAACGGCGCGACCTGTCGGTGGCGGTGCTGGCCGCGGTGGGCGCGCCCCGGTACGGGACCGCCTCGACCGGGCAGCGCGCGGCCGCGCACGTGCGGGCTGAATTCGGCGAGGCCGCGCGACTGGCGTTACCGCCCGATCAGGCCGCGATGCTCCCGGGTCTTGTGCTGGGCGATGTGTCGGCGGTCGAGTCGGATACGACGGCCGCGTTCCGCCGGGCGGGGTTGACGCATCTGACGGCGGTGTCTGGCGCCAACGTGACCATCGTGTGCGGCGCGGTGCTGCTCAGCGCGGCGGTGGTGGGGCCGCGGATCGCCGTGGCGCTGGCGGCGGTGACGCTGTTCGCGTTCGTCGTCATCGTGCAGCCATCGCCGAGTGTATTACGGGCTGCGGCAATGGGTTCGGTGATGTTGATGGGCATGCTGGTGCATCGACGTCGACAGGCCATCCCCGCGTTGGCGGCGAGCGTGCTGGTGCTCATGGTGATCTCCCCGGTGCTCGCGGTGGACGCCGGTTTCGCGCTGTCGGTGGTGGCGACGGCGGGGCTCGTGGTGATTGCGCCAGGGTGGTCGCGCCGACTGGTGAACCGCGGCTGGCCGAAGTTGATCGCTGACGCCGTGTGTGTGGCCGTTGCCGCGCAACTCGTGACGGCGCCGTTGGTGGCGGCGATCTCGGGTAGCCTGAGTCTGGTCGCGGTGGCGGCCAATCTCCTTGTCGCTCCGGTAATTCCGCCTATCACGATCCTCGGCACCGCGGCGGCCGCAGTGGCGTGGTGCTGGCCTGCGGCGGCGCAACTGCTCATCCGGTTCACCGGACCCGAGCTGTGGTGGCTGTTGCACGTCGCGCGGTGGAGTGCCGCGGTTCCCGGAGCGGCGGTCCGCGTCCCGTCGGGCTGGGGCGGCGCGGTGCTGCTCGGCGGGGCGACGGTTGCCGGGGCGCTGCTGCTGGCCGTGTGGCGCCGGCGACGAGGAAATGCGATCCGGCCATGA
- a CDS encoding ComEA family DNA-binding protein codes for MVTQTPVDRAQRRLTAQPGDATEPDGESDPNDDTSLSRWLPDAMPGSPGWVASVRADPGRAGVIGLAVVGVVAVLVTVIAVLGDDKPPVTAAKLPPVQMVSSSAPGAPAPPAKAEDVVVSVAGLVHKPGLVTLPAGARIADAVTAAGGALAGADIVGLNMARKVADGEQILVGITAPLGAPTVMRSSAGATSGPPEKGPPGDGKGAGAQGPVDLNTATEEQLDGLPGIGPVMAKAIVAWREANGRFASVDQLGEVDGIGPSRLEKLRALVKV; via the coding sequence ATGGTCACTCAGACACCGGTCGATCGGGCGCAGCGGCGGCTCACCGCGCAGCCGGGAGACGCGACGGAACCCGACGGAGAATCCGACCCGAACGACGACACCTCGCTGTCGCGGTGGTTGCCCGACGCGATGCCGGGGAGTCCCGGGTGGGTCGCGTCGGTGCGGGCCGATCCGGGACGAGCGGGGGTCATAGGGCTCGCAGTGGTCGGCGTGGTCGCGGTCCTCGTAACCGTGATCGCGGTGCTCGGCGACGACAAGCCGCCCGTAACCGCGGCGAAATTGCCTCCGGTGCAGATGGTTTCGTCATCCGCTCCTGGAGCGCCCGCGCCGCCTGCCAAAGCCGAGGACGTCGTGGTGAGCGTGGCAGGGCTGGTCCACAAACCGGGGCTGGTGACCCTTCCTGCCGGCGCCCGCATCGCCGACGCCGTCACCGCAGCGGGGGGAGCACTGGCCGGCGCCGACATCGTCGGCCTGAACATGGCCCGCAAGGTGGCCGACGGCGAGCAGATTCTGGTCGGCATCACCGCGCCGTTGGGCGCGCCCACGGTGATGCGCAGTTCGGCCGGTGCGACGTCCGGGCCGCCGGAGAAGGGGCCGCCCGGCGACGGAAAAGGTGCTGGAGCACAGGGGCCCGTTGATCTGAACACCGCGACGGAGGAGCAACTCGACGGCCTGCCCGGCATCGGACCTGTGATGGCGAAAGCGATCGTGGCGTGGCGGGAGGCCAACGGCCGGTTCGCGAGCGTCGACCAGTTGGGCGAGGTCGACGGCATCGGGCCGAGCCGGCTGGAGAAGCTGCGTGCCCTGGTCAAAGTGTGA
- a CDS encoding NAD(P)H-dependent amine dehydrogenase family protein — protein MTTDRPLRVIQWTTGNIGKRSLHAIIARDDMELVGVYAYGAEKVGVDAAELAGWPEPTGIKATNDIEELVALKPDACCYNPIWPSVDELVRLLESGINVCSTAAWITGGKQSPEDLARIQKACEAGNSTIFGSGAHPGLTNMMGMVLSSACESVDEIRITESVDCGVYESAGTMAAMGFGKDPETPGLAESVRLESEVFAESAAMMADAIGAKLDKITFDVTFTPATEDSDLGFMQIPKGTVASVYGYHRGWVGDKNVVSVGFNWIMGEHVTPPKPVAHGHVIQVFGVPNMRTVVYCLPSKDWSEVSLNGLGMIYTALPVTNAVPAVVAAAPGILTLKDLPPVTGRFHG, from the coding sequence ATGACCACCGACCGCCCGCTCCGCGTCATCCAGTGGACCACCGGCAACATCGGCAAGCGATCCCTGCACGCCATCATCGCCCGTGACGACATGGAGCTGGTCGGCGTCTACGCGTACGGCGCCGAGAAGGTCGGCGTGGACGCCGCCGAGCTGGCGGGCTGGCCCGAGCCGACGGGCATCAAGGCCACCAACGACATCGAAGAGCTCGTCGCGCTCAAGCCCGATGCCTGCTGCTACAACCCGATCTGGCCCAGCGTCGACGAGCTGGTCCGGCTGCTGGAATCAGGCATCAACGTGTGTTCGACCGCGGCCTGGATCACCGGCGGCAAGCAGAGCCCGGAGGACCTCGCGCGCATCCAGAAGGCCTGCGAGGCAGGCAATTCCACGATCTTCGGCAGCGGCGCGCACCCTGGCCTGACCAACATGATGGGCATGGTGCTGTCCAGCGCGTGCGAGAGCGTCGACGAAATCCGCATCACCGAGTCGGTCGACTGCGGCGTCTACGAATCGGCCGGCACCATGGCCGCGATGGGCTTCGGCAAAGACCCGGAGACGCCGGGCCTGGCCGAGAGCGTGCGCCTGGAGAGCGAGGTGTTCGCCGAGTCGGCCGCGATGATGGCCGACGCCATCGGCGCCAAACTCGACAAGATCACCTTCGACGTCACCTTCACGCCGGCGACCGAGGACTCTGACCTGGGGTTCATGCAGATCCCGAAGGGCACAGTGGCCAGCGTCTACGGCTACCACCGCGGCTGGGTCGGCGACAAGAACGTCGTCAGCGTCGGCTTCAACTGGATCATGGGCGAACACGTCACGCCGCCGAAGCCGGTGGCACACGGCCACGTGATCCAGGTGTTCGGCGTACCCAACATGCGCACCGTCGTGTACTGCCTGCCGTCAAAGGACTGGAGCGAGGTCAGCCTCAACGGCCTCGGCATGATCTACACCGCGCTGCCGGTCACCAACGCGGTGCCTGCAGTAGTGGCCGCCGCACCGGGCATTCTCACGCTCAAGGATCTGCCGCCGGTCACCGGACGCTTCCACGGGTAG
- a CDS encoding ATP-binding protein, translating to MRLKWPLTGRNEELQSIADAMSDPTLAGIVLCGAAGVGKSRVARDALHAMASAQTRTRWAVGTASARALPLGAFASWAPPAADSLQLVRGVIDSLTTTPAGSDVVLGVDDAHLLDDLSVFVLHQIIQRRAAKIILTIRDGEPMPPGLEDVRSSGELGRLDLQPLSREETSTLLAATLNGPVASDTAQRLWALTRGNALYLRNIVDQEVADGRLARCRGTWTWTGDIAIPSSLVELIESRMRGLPPAAGEVVDLLAVGEPLDLAALRRIADPVGIEEAEVRGLITLKSNDVRLAHPLYGEVRRARAAQTRLRRLPKTGTTNRDELAALLSR from the coding sequence ATGCGGTTGAAATGGCCGCTGACCGGCCGCAACGAGGAACTGCAGTCCATCGCCGACGCCATGTCGGACCCGACACTGGCGGGAATCGTGTTGTGTGGCGCCGCGGGCGTCGGAAAGAGCCGCGTGGCCCGAGATGCGTTACACGCCATGGCGTCAGCCCAGACCCGGACTCGATGGGCGGTCGGTACCGCATCGGCACGTGCACTTCCGTTGGGCGCTTTCGCCTCATGGGCGCCGCCCGCCGCGGATTCGCTCCAACTGGTTCGTGGCGTGATCGACTCTTTGACGACGACGCCGGCAGGCTCGGACGTCGTCCTGGGGGTCGACGACGCACACCTACTCGACGATCTGTCGGTGTTCGTCCTGCACCAGATCATCCAGCGACGCGCCGCGAAAATCATCCTGACGATTCGCGACGGCGAGCCGATGCCGCCCGGACTCGAGGATGTGCGTTCGAGTGGCGAACTCGGGCGCCTCGACCTACAGCCCTTGTCCCGCGAGGAGACCTCGACGCTGCTCGCTGCGACGCTGAACGGGCCGGTGGCTTCCGACACCGCGCAGCGGTTGTGGGCGCTCACTCGTGGCAATGCCCTCTACCTGCGCAACATCGTCGACCAGGAGGTGGCAGACGGGCGCCTGGCCCGATGCCGCGGCACGTGGACCTGGACGGGCGACATCGCCATCCCATCGAGCCTGGTGGAGTTGATCGAGTCCAGGATGCGCGGCCTTCCGCCTGCCGCCGGCGAGGTCGTAGACCTCTTGGCTGTCGGCGAGCCGCTCGACCTGGCCGCACTGCGCCGGATCGCCGATCCGGTAGGAATCGAAGAAGCCGAGGTGCGCGGCCTGATCACGCTGAAGTCGAACGACGTCCGGCTGGCCCATCCGCTCTACGGAGAGGTACGTCGTGCCCGTGCCGCGCAGACCCGCCTTCGTCGGCTGCCCAAGACCGGCACCACCAACCGCGACGAACTCGCCGCACTCCTGAGCCGCTGA